A region of Pyxidicoccus parkwaysis DNA encodes the following proteins:
- a CDS encoding sigma-70 family RNA polymerase sigma factor: MARGLSASELKAIYEIYAPTVHRRARTLLGRDSDAWDAVQEVFCRLMESGAAFRAEARPMTYIYRVTTNVSLNLLRSRALRDVAAGEAPPPDEAAAEPGEVEARNLLRALARELDERALQIATLHFMDFLTQEEIVEVVGLSRKTVGKVLEQVRTRARELAVEPKHGVVS; the protein is encoded by the coding sequence ATGGCACGAGGACTGAGCGCCTCGGAGCTCAAAGCCATCTATGAAATCTACGCGCCCACGGTCCACCGTCGGGCCAGGACCCTGCTCGGCCGCGATTCGGATGCGTGGGACGCCGTGCAGGAGGTCTTCTGCCGCCTGATGGAGTCCGGGGCCGCGTTCCGCGCGGAGGCACGCCCCATGACGTACATCTACCGCGTCACGACGAACGTCAGCCTCAACCTGCTCAGGTCCCGAGCGCTGAGGGACGTGGCCGCGGGGGAGGCACCGCCTCCAGATGAAGCGGCAGCGGAGCCCGGAGAGGTGGAGGCTCGCAACCTCCTGCGCGCGCTCGCGCGAGAGTTGGACGAGCGGGCCCTGCAGATTGCCACGCTCCACTTCATGGACTTCCTCACCCAGGAGGAAATCGTGGAGGTGGTGGGCCTGTCGCGGAAGACGGTGGGCAAGGTGCTGGAGCAGGTGCGCACGCGGGCCCGCGAGCTCGCCGTGGAGCCCAAGCACGGAGTGGTGTCATGA
- the nadC gene encoding carboxylating nicotinate-nucleotide diphosphorylase, which produces MQQDYLDRLISLALDEDLGAAGDVTSQALIPHDAEGSAELVAKEQLVLAGLDAFIRVFHKVDPDVEVELVRRDGEEIKPKVVAARCHGRMRSLLAAERTALNLVQRAAGIATLAQQAMTSVRGSKLKVLDTRKTPPGMRCLAKDAVRMGGATNHRFGLFDGVLIKDNHIAAVGGSISEALRLAKLHGPRLAKIEIEVTNLKQLAEAIEHGADVVMLDNMDDAQIREAVKLTAGRVPLEVSGGVTLDRLPRLAKLGVDFVSMGALTHSARAMDLSLEITGAAKRVRKPKP; this is translated from the coding sequence GTGCAGCAGGATTACCTCGACCGGCTCATCTCGCTCGCCCTCGATGAGGATCTGGGGGCGGCGGGTGATGTCACCTCGCAGGCCCTCATTCCTCACGACGCGGAGGGGAGCGCGGAGCTGGTCGCCAAGGAGCAGCTGGTGCTCGCGGGGCTGGATGCCTTCATCCGCGTGTTCCACAAGGTGGACCCCGACGTCGAGGTGGAGCTGGTCCGCCGCGACGGCGAGGAAATCAAACCCAAGGTGGTCGCCGCGCGCTGTCACGGGCGGATGCGCTCGCTGCTGGCGGCGGAGCGCACCGCGCTCAACCTCGTCCAGCGAGCGGCGGGCATCGCCACCCTGGCGCAGCAGGCGATGACGTCCGTGCGCGGGTCCAAGCTGAAGGTGCTGGACACGCGCAAGACGCCTCCGGGCATGCGCTGCCTGGCGAAGGACGCCGTGCGCATGGGCGGCGCCACCAACCACCGCTTCGGCCTCTTCGACGGTGTCCTCATCAAGGACAACCACATCGCGGCGGTGGGTGGCTCCATCTCCGAGGCCCTGCGCCTCGCGAAGCTGCACGGGCCCCGGCTGGCCAAGATTGAAATCGAGGTCACCAACCTCAAGCAGCTCGCGGAGGCGATTGAGCACGGCGCCGACGTGGTGATGCTCGACAACATGGACGACGCGCAGATTCGCGAGGCGGTGAAGCTCACCGCCGGCCGCGTTCCGCTCGAAGTCTCCGGTGGCGTCACCCTGGACCGGCTGCCCCGCCTCGCGAAGCTCGGCGTGGACTTCGTGTCCATGGGCGCGCTCACGCACTCCGCGCGGGCCATGGACCTGTCGCTGGAAATCACCGGCGCCGCGAAGCGCGTGCGCAAGCCGAAGCCCTGA
- a CDS encoding valine--tRNA ligase, with the protein MTDTTELSKAYEPTEVEARNYAFWLEKNYFRAEATSDKPAFSIVLPPPNVTGSLHIGHALTATIQDILTRWKRMSGFNALWLPGTDHAGIATQMVVEKELKKTEGKSRHDLGRAKFLERVWEWKGKYGARIGEQHRYLGASLDWSRERFTMDEQSSAAVREVFVRLYEEGLMYRAQKLINWCPSCRTALSDLEVEHEEKNGSIWHIRYPVKDSDRTLTVATTRPETMLGDTAVAIHPDDERYTGLAGQTVKLPLTDREIPIIADAELVDPKFGTGVVKVTPAHDFNDYQTGLRHKLPMLTILDDAARMTKETGKYAGMDRFEARKQVLADLTELGLLEKEEPHKLSVGTCQRCATVVEPRLSPQWFVKIEPLAKPAIEAVEQGRTKFVPEAWTNTFFHWMRNIHDWCVSRQLWWGHQIPAYYCTSCSPRQGDDTDLPLDAPTVKVGGVDFARAEPIVSREPPTSCPKCGGASFIQDPDVLDTWFSSGLWPFSTLGWPRETAELKTFYPTSVMETGHDIIFFWVARMMMMGIHFMGDVPFRTVYLHAMVRDEKGEKMSKTKGNVIDPLDIVLGAPADKLQPTLKNKFPQGMPAFGADALRFTLASLTQQGRDIKLSLDRLAGYKAFSNKLWNASRFALMNMGDFQLDARPLTERTLTLADRWILSRLQRATTETRNALEQYGFAEAASTLYQFLWAEFCDWYIELAKGSLYGEDAAAKDSTRAVLVYSLDRILRLMHPFMPFITEEIWQKLPMSRPTESIMIAPYPEPDTALVDEAAEAEMAPVIAAIEGLRTIRGESNLPPATKVKAVIQTADARTRELLERWRGYLMPLAGLSEVQVGAPGAKPPQAAAFVGSNLEIYVPLAGLVDLDAERERLKKEIARAEQEIGGVLRKLDNPNFVAKAPPDVVEKDRARVEELKERKAKLQDHLQRIAPEPTMPENTPSESSTPSSQESVSPSAQAQVTAAPKQDEKGGVDLGQELKGEMGDAGGAPEAADPQVQDALAKLRERTKEGLSAADHQDLGVAYMSMGLVDDAMREFNRAKESGAAAPAAETSDEASAPAKAQGDKLGKVIEEGEPKPPAKPKQKKTPAPASAKVQGDSLAKQVVAEVRRAGAPVKTAAAPEKAAPAKKAAPAKAAKAAKKAAPAKKAAAPAKKAAAKKAPAKKAASKATAKKAAAKKAPAKKAAAKKAASKATAKKSAVKKAPAKKAVAKKAPAKKATAKKAAAKKATRAKARR; encoded by the coding sequence ATGACTGATACGACTGAACTGTCCAAGGCCTACGAGCCGACCGAAGTCGAGGCGCGCAACTACGCCTTCTGGCTGGAGAAGAACTACTTCCGCGCCGAGGCGACCTCCGACAAGCCCGCCTTCTCGATTGTCCTGCCGCCGCCCAACGTGACGGGCAGCCTGCACATCGGCCACGCACTCACCGCCACCATCCAGGACATCCTCACCCGCTGGAAGCGGATGAGCGGCTTCAATGCCCTCTGGTTGCCCGGCACGGACCACGCCGGCATCGCCACGCAGATGGTGGTGGAGAAGGAGCTGAAGAAGACCGAGGGCAAGAGCCGCCACGACCTGGGCCGCGCGAAGTTCCTCGAGCGCGTCTGGGAGTGGAAGGGCAAGTACGGCGCCCGCATCGGCGAGCAGCACCGCTACCTGGGCGCCTCGCTGGACTGGAGCCGCGAGCGCTTCACCATGGACGAGCAGTCGTCCGCGGCGGTGCGCGAGGTCTTCGTCCGCCTGTACGAAGAGGGCCTGATGTACCGGGCCCAGAAGCTCATCAACTGGTGCCCCTCGTGCCGCACGGCGCTCAGCGACCTTGAGGTGGAGCACGAGGAGAAGAACGGCTCCATCTGGCACATCCGCTATCCCGTGAAGGACAGCGACCGCACGCTCACCGTGGCCACCACGCGCCCGGAGACGATGCTGGGCGACACCGCGGTGGCCATCCACCCGGATGACGAGCGCTACACGGGCCTGGCCGGCCAGACGGTGAAGCTGCCGCTGACGGACCGCGAGATTCCCATCATCGCGGACGCGGAACTGGTGGACCCGAAGTTCGGCACCGGCGTGGTGAAGGTGACGCCCGCGCACGACTTCAACGACTACCAGACGGGCCTGCGGCACAAGCTGCCCATGCTCACCATCCTGGACGACGCGGCCCGGATGACGAAGGAGACCGGCAAGTACGCCGGCATGGACCGCTTCGAGGCGCGCAAGCAGGTGCTCGCGGACCTCACGGAGCTGGGCCTCCTGGAGAAGGAGGAGCCCCACAAGCTCTCCGTCGGCACGTGCCAGCGCTGCGCCACCGTGGTGGAGCCGCGCCTGTCGCCGCAGTGGTTCGTGAAGATTGAGCCGCTCGCGAAGCCGGCGATTGAAGCGGTGGAGCAGGGGCGCACGAAGTTCGTCCCCGAGGCGTGGACGAACACGTTCTTCCACTGGATGCGCAACATCCACGACTGGTGCGTCAGCCGCCAGCTCTGGTGGGGCCACCAGATTCCGGCCTACTACTGCACGTCGTGCAGCCCGCGTCAGGGCGACGACACGGACCTGCCGCTGGACGCGCCCACGGTGAAGGTGGGCGGCGTGGACTTCGCGCGCGCCGAGCCCATCGTCTCGCGCGAGCCGCCCACGTCCTGCCCCAAGTGCGGCGGCGCCAGCTTCATCCAGGACCCGGACGTGCTGGACACGTGGTTCTCGTCCGGCCTGTGGCCGTTCTCCACGCTGGGCTGGCCGCGTGAGACGGCGGAGCTCAAGACGTTCTACCCGACGTCCGTCATGGAGACGGGCCACGACATCATCTTCTTCTGGGTCGCCCGGATGATGATGATGGGCATCCACTTCATGGGGGACGTGCCCTTCCGCACCGTGTACCTGCACGCGATGGTGCGCGACGAGAAGGGCGAGAAGATGTCCAAGACGAAGGGGAACGTCATCGACCCCCTGGACATCGTCCTCGGCGCCCCGGCGGACAAGCTCCAGCCGACGCTGAAGAACAAGTTCCCCCAGGGCATGCCGGCGTTCGGCGCGGACGCGCTGCGCTTCACGCTCGCGTCGCTCACGCAGCAGGGCCGCGACATCAAGCTCTCGCTGGACCGGCTCGCGGGCTACAAGGCCTTCAGCAACAAGCTGTGGAACGCCAGCCGCTTCGCCCTGATGAACATGGGCGACTTCCAGCTCGACGCGCGCCCGCTGACGGAGCGCACGCTGACGCTGGCGGACCGGTGGATTCTCTCCCGCCTGCAGCGCGCCACCACCGAGACGCGCAACGCGCTGGAGCAGTACGGCTTCGCCGAGGCCGCCTCCACGCTGTACCAGTTCCTCTGGGCCGAGTTCTGCGACTGGTACATCGAGCTGGCGAAGGGCTCGCTGTACGGCGAGGACGCGGCGGCCAAGGACTCCACGCGCGCGGTGCTGGTGTACAGCCTGGACCGCATCCTGCGCCTGATGCACCCGTTCATGCCGTTCATCACCGAGGAGATCTGGCAGAAGCTGCCGATGTCCCGGCCGACGGAAAGCATCATGATTGCCCCGTACCCGGAGCCGGACACGGCGCTGGTGGACGAGGCGGCGGAAGCGGAGATGGCGCCCGTCATCGCCGCCATCGAAGGTCTGCGCACGATTCGCGGCGAGAGCAACCTGCCGCCCGCGACGAAGGTGAAGGCCGTCATCCAGACAGCCGACGCGCGCACGCGTGAGCTGCTGGAGCGCTGGCGCGGCTACCTCATGCCGCTGGCCGGTCTCTCCGAGGTGCAGGTGGGCGCGCCGGGCGCGAAGCCGCCGCAGGCCGCCGCCTTCGTCGGCTCCAACCTGGAGATCTACGTGCCGCTGGCGGGCCTCGTCGACCTGGACGCGGAGCGCGAGCGGTTGAAGAAGGAGATTGCACGCGCCGAGCAGGAGATTGGCGGCGTGCTGCGCAAGCTGGACAACCCCAACTTCGTGGCCAAGGCGCCGCCGGACGTGGTGGAGAAGGACCGCGCCCGCGTCGAGGAGCTGAAGGAGCGCAAGGCCAAGCTTCAGGACCACCTGCAGCGGATTGCCCCGGAGCCCACCATGCCCGAGAACACGCCGTCCGAGAGCAGCACGCCGTCTTCCCAGGAGTCCGTCTCCCCCTCCGCCCAGGCCCAGGTGACGGCCGCCCCGAAGCAGGATGAGAAGGGCGGTGTGGACCTGGGCCAGGAGCTGAAGGGAGAGATGGGTGATGCGGGCGGCGCGCCCGAGGCGGCGGACCCGCAGGTCCAGGACGCGCTCGCCAAGCTGCGCGAGCGCACCAAGGAGGGCCTGTCCGCGGCCGACCACCAGGACCTCGGCGTGGCGTACATGAGCATGGGGCTCGTGGACGACGCGATGCGCGAGTTCAACCGGGCCAAGGAAAGCGGCGCCGCCGCCCCGGCTGCTGAGACCTCCGACGAGGCCTCCGCTCCGGCCAAGGCGCAGGGCGACAAGCTGGGCAAGGTGATTGAAGAGGGCGAGCCCAAGCCTCCCGCGAAGCCCAAGCAGAAGAAGACGCCCGCTCCGGCCTCGGCCAAGGTGCAGGGTGACTCGCTGGCGAAGCAGGTTGTGGCGGAAGTCCGCAGAGCCGGGGCACCGGTGAAGACCGCCGCGGCTCCGGAGAAGGCGGCTCCCGCGAAGAAGGCGGCCCCGGCGAAGGCGGCGAAGGCGGCGAAGAAGGCGGCCCCTGCGAAGAAGGCCGCAGCTCCGGCGAAGAAGGCGGCGGCGAAGAAGGCCCCTGCGAAGAAGGCCGCGAGCAAGGCGACGGCGAAGAAGGCGGCGGCGAAGAAGGCCCCGGCCAAGAAGGCCGCCGCGAAGAAGGCCGCGAGCAAGGCGACGGCGAAGAAGTCCGCAGTGAAGAAGGCTCCCGCCAAGAAGGCGGTGGCGAAGAAGGCTCCCGCGAAGAAGGCCACCGCCAAGAAGGCGGCGGCGAAGAAGGCCACCCGGGCGAAAGCCCGTCGGTAA
- a CDS encoding caspase family protein, which yields MMFVTLLTAALLSQAPVQAEPLPRRYALLVGANQGLGTDEPLRFADDDARRVLTVFREAGGLVAEDAQLVAGASAERVRAALGALRERMAREASPADQLLVYVSSHADGDSLHLSGTQLPVKELLQFMEQSPVGVAVMFIDSCRSGKATRVKGLQPVEERVVQWSAPAIQGRVIVTSSSADELSQESDDIQGSFFTQHLLAGLRGAGDISRDGRVTLQEAYTYAYGRTVESTLLSRAGSQHPAFLFDLKGQGELVLTAPVSASSRLIITVPEPGEWVVASEEGGEVLGVFSKGNGSVMLAVPPGGYRLRSRRDDSWLETRVTVPARGVMRVGAAQLRQGTLLAMREKGPRPWRGSLHLGATLANGTSSHFSTALGMQALTVLRGPSEQGFFNAFSAMAAWRSSNARKLEALRQREYELRLGLGHRLQGQEAAIVFGPEVGALLFDQRGGGVSGSGFTPYGGVGGSVWLALGRVSLVLSGTVGAAGIPEEAGTRLALRLNGGAGLGWSF from the coding sequence ATGATGTTCGTCACGCTGCTGACCGCCGCGCTGCTGTCCCAGGCCCCCGTTCAGGCGGAGCCGCTCCCCCGGCGCTATGCCCTGCTGGTGGGCGCCAACCAGGGGCTCGGCACGGATGAACCGTTGCGCTTCGCCGACGACGATGCGCGCCGCGTGTTGACGGTGTTCCGCGAGGCGGGCGGCCTCGTCGCGGAGGACGCTCAGCTCGTCGCGGGCGCGAGCGCGGAGCGGGTGAGGGCTGCGCTGGGCGCACTTCGCGAACGCATGGCCCGCGAGGCCAGCCCGGCGGACCAGCTCCTCGTCTACGTGTCGAGTCACGCGGACGGAGACTCCCTGCACCTGTCCGGCACCCAGCTCCCCGTGAAGGAGTTGCTCCAGTTCATGGAGCAGTCCCCCGTGGGCGTGGCGGTGATGTTCATCGACTCGTGCCGTTCCGGAAAGGCCACGCGCGTGAAGGGCCTCCAGCCCGTGGAGGAGCGGGTCGTGCAGTGGTCGGCCCCCGCCATCCAGGGCCGCGTCATCGTCACCTCCTCGAGCGCGGATGAGCTGTCCCAGGAGTCCGATGACATCCAGGGCTCGTTCTTCACGCAACACCTGCTGGCGGGGCTGCGCGGCGCGGGAGACATCTCGCGCGACGGCCGCGTCACGCTGCAGGAGGCCTATACGTATGCGTATGGGCGCACGGTGGAGTCCACGCTCCTCTCGCGCGCCGGCAGCCAACACCCGGCCTTTCTCTTCGACCTGAAAGGGCAGGGCGAGCTGGTCCTCACCGCACCTGTCTCCGCGTCCAGCCGGCTCATCATCACCGTGCCCGAGCCCGGCGAGTGGGTGGTGGCCTCGGAGGAGGGCGGGGAGGTGCTGGGCGTCTTCTCCAAGGGCAACGGGTCGGTGATGCTCGCGGTGCCACCGGGCGGCTACCGCCTGCGCTCGCGTCGCGATGACTCCTGGCTGGAGACGCGTGTCACCGTGCCGGCGCGCGGCGTGATGAGGGTGGGTGCGGCGCAGCTCCGTCAGGGAACGCTCCTCGCCATGCGGGAGAAGGGCCCACGGCCGTGGCGCGGCAGCCTGCACCTGGGAGCCACACTCGCGAACGGGACGAGCAGCCACTTCTCCACGGCCCTCGGCATGCAGGCGCTGACCGTGCTGCGCGGTCCTTCCGAGCAGGGCTTCTTCAATGCCTTCTCCGCGATGGCGGCGTGGCGGAGCAGCAACGCCCGGAAGCTCGAGGCTCTCCGGCAGCGCGAGTACGAGCTTCGCCTCGGATTGGGGCATCGCCTGCAGGGACAGGAGGCTGCCATCGTCTTCGGACCGGAGGTGGGCGCGCTCCTCTTCGACCAGCGGGGCGGTGGTGTCTCCGGCTCGGGCTTCACGCCCTACGGTGGCGTGGGCGGCTCGGTGTGGCTCGCGCTGGGCCGCGTGTCGCTGGTGCTCAGCGGCACGGTGGGGGCCGCGGGCATTCCCGAGGAGGCGGGCACGCGGCTCGCCCTGCGCCTCAACGGCGGCGCGGGCCTGGGCTGGAGTTTTTGA
- a CDS encoding chemotaxis protein CheW produces MSPFESGRRLCLLVEAGETRYAVEATSVMEVAMPGANGGSLRGVLEVKDLSALLGGPPEEGQGMVVVLDVSPTLAVRVRSVVEVADVARAPFFLLPPGLADSLAPLSRGAVLHKERLYLELIAEALPHRVGPRLSPAPPRPVHWAEAAPERALIFESQGRLFGVPLGFVSQVVERGDAFSVLPVQSGPVAGIFPHVQVLWPICSVPALLGAPPAAEAFFILTELAGRNVGLTATRVLGVLQRFEPDEVAGTFSAPGLPGPVLFLDLQRMFS; encoded by the coding sequence GTGTCACCCTTCGAAAGCGGACGTCGGCTCTGCCTGCTCGTCGAGGCAGGGGAGACGCGCTACGCGGTGGAGGCCACGTCCGTCATGGAGGTGGCCATGCCTGGAGCCAACGGCGGCAGCCTCCGCGGCGTGCTGGAGGTGAAGGACCTGTCCGCCCTGCTCGGAGGCCCGCCAGAGGAAGGGCAGGGCATGGTGGTGGTGCTCGACGTCAGCCCCACACTGGCCGTGCGCGTCCGTTCCGTCGTGGAGGTGGCCGACGTGGCCCGCGCACCCTTCTTCCTGCTGCCGCCGGGACTGGCGGACTCGCTGGCGCCGCTGAGCCGCGGCGCGGTGCTGCACAAGGAGCGTCTGTACCTGGAGCTCATCGCCGAGGCGCTGCCCCACCGCGTGGGCCCGCGCCTGTCGCCTGCTCCCCCGCGCCCCGTGCACTGGGCCGAGGCAGCGCCCGAGCGCGCGCTCATCTTCGAGTCGCAAGGGCGCCTGTTCGGCGTCCCGCTGGGCTTCGTGTCGCAGGTGGTGGAGCGCGGGGATGCCTTCAGCGTACTGCCCGTGCAGAGCGGGCCGGTGGCCGGTATCTTTCCGCATGTCCAGGTGCTCTGGCCCATCTGCTCCGTCCCCGCGCTGCTGGGCGCGCCCCCGGCCGCCGAGGCCTTCTTCATCCTCACGGAGCTGGCCGGCCGGAACGTGGGGCTGACGGCCACCCGGGTGCTCGGCGTGCTGCAGCGTTTCGAGCCGGACGAGGTTGCCGGCACCTTCAGCGCTCCCGGGTTGCCCGGCCCCGTGTTGTTCCTGGACCTGCAGCGCATGTTTTCTTGA
- a CDS encoding response regulator: protein MPKNLLVADDSLTIRKVIGMIFATEDFQVTAVDNGLDAISRSRELRPDVVLADVMMPGKSGYEVCEALKSDPATQGIPVLLLAGTFEAFDENRAKAARADDHIAKPFESQVLLDKVKALVGQKSNTMPASAATRVLPPSAQPPAGAPAAQPAAPAGARPPAGIPQGTQGGFPRPPGPGAPPPGAPGAPRPPGPGVPPGQMARPPGPGAPPPGAPRPPGPGMPPPGARPPGPGVPPPGARPPGPGVPPPGAAARPGVPPPPGAPAPGMPPRPGMPPAPGAPGARPPPGIPQGTQGGFPRPPPGGAPLPPAPAAAPQPAARARDPFGLGAPAAPAAAQPSISIEDSLPDTHGAEEISLDIGAPAAPAPAVQARPAAAPAARPTTSDGGEAQLREALSKASREVIEKIAWEVVPQLAETIIREELERLIKDRETQH, encoded by the coding sequence ATGCCCAAGAATCTGCTGGTCGCCGACGACTCGCTCACCATCCGGAAGGTGATCGGGATGATCTTCGCGACCGAGGACTTTCAGGTGACCGCGGTGGACAACGGGCTCGATGCCATCTCCCGCTCCCGCGAGCTGCGCCCGGATGTGGTCCTCGCGGACGTGATGATGCCGGGCAAGAGCGGCTACGAGGTCTGCGAGGCGCTGAAGAGCGACCCGGCGACCCAGGGCATCCCCGTGCTGCTGCTCGCCGGCACTTTCGAGGCCTTCGACGAGAACCGCGCCAAGGCCGCCCGCGCGGATGACCACATCGCCAAGCCCTTCGAGAGCCAGGTGCTGCTGGACAAGGTGAAGGCGCTGGTGGGCCAGAAGTCCAACACCATGCCGGCCTCCGCGGCCACGCGCGTGCTTCCGCCCTCGGCCCAGCCTCCGGCGGGTGCGCCGGCCGCCCAGCCCGCGGCTCCCGCGGGCGCCCGTCCTCCGGCGGGGATTCCGCAGGGCACCCAGGGTGGCTTCCCGCGTCCTCCGGGCCCTGGCGCTCCGCCTCCGGGTGCTCCGGGCGCGCCGCGTCCTCCCGGCCCGGGCGTGCCTCCGGGGCAGATGGCTCGCCCGCCGGGCCCTGGCGCTCCGCCTCCGGGCGCGCCGCGTCCTCCGGGCCCCGGCATGCCGCCTCCGGGCGCGCGTCCTCCGGGTCCGGGCGTGCCGCCTCCGGGCGCGCGTCCTCCGGGTCCGGGCGTGCCGCCTCCGGGCGCCGCCGCGCGTCCGGGCGTGCCGCCTCCGCCGGGCGCTCCCGCTCCGGGCATGCCGCCGCGTCCGGGCATGCCGCCCGCGCCGGGGGCTCCTGGCGCCCGTCCTCCTCCCGGGATTCCGCAGGGCACCCAGGGCGGCTTCCCGCGTCCTCCTCCGGGTGGCGCGCCGCTGCCTCCCGCTCCGGCCGCCGCGCCGCAGCCGGCCGCTCGCGCCAGGGATCCGTTCGGGCTCGGCGCTCCCGCGGCGCCGGCGGCCGCGCAGCCGTCCATCAGCATCGAGGACTCGCTGCCGGACACCCATGGCGCCGAGGAGATCTCCCTCGACATTGGCGCCCCGGCGGCTCCCGCTCCGGCCGTGCAGGCCCGTCCCGCCGCCGCTCCGGCTGCTCGTCCGACCACGTCCGACGGGGGCGAGGCGCAGCTGCGCGAGGCGCTGTCCAAGGCCTCCCGCGAGGTCATCGAGAAGATTGCCTGGGAGGTCGTACCGCAGCTCGCGGAGACCATCATCCGCGAGGAGCTCGAGCGGCTCATCAAGGACCGAGAGACGCAGCACTGA
- a CDS encoding GGDEF domain-containing protein, giving the protein MARILLVDDEKIARTLYGDYLTAVGHAVAAVGTLQDAREALAADRFDAVVTDLILPGGDGMEVLRYVRERHPGVEVVVITGLEKVDPAVRAIKSGAAEYLVKPVAPEALQHAVRRALTTRDLMQENASLRRHVAMLEAGQRIATTMDREKLAAATASALQGMAAASAVVLLERDASGLRLQGSLGLPSAVETPLVTALISRLAEARAPRELEGLAVSFPRALSIPAVEGETVLGHAVLFFSGTGAEWTGETAGYLVRNWALALRNLGRFAAVEDLAYVDDLTRLFNTRYLHMVLDREVQESVQTQRPFSLLFMDLDHFKSINDTHGHLVGSKLLVETARVVKGCVRDPDVVARYGGDEYVVLLRNTDSGGALKVAERIRRTMETHRFLAREGLSLTVTTCIGVASFPEHARDKATLLDLSDRAMYRGKRGSRNVVYMAAMDLEAPPAERRQGVTGT; this is encoded by the coding sequence ATGGCGCGCATCCTCCTCGTCGACGACGAAAAGATCGCCCGCACCCTCTACGGCGACTACCTCACGGCCGTGGGGCACGCCGTCGCGGCCGTGGGTACGTTGCAGGACGCCCGCGAAGCCCTCGCGGCGGACCGCTTCGACGCGGTGGTGACGGACCTCATCCTCCCCGGCGGCGACGGCATGGAGGTGCTGCGCTACGTGCGCGAGCGCCACCCCGGTGTCGAGGTGGTGGTCATCACCGGCCTGGAGAAGGTGGACCCCGCCGTGCGCGCAATCAAAAGCGGCGCGGCCGAGTACCTCGTCAAGCCCGTGGCCCCGGAGGCCCTCCAGCACGCCGTCCGCCGCGCGCTCACCACGCGGGATTTGATGCAGGAGAACGCGTCCCTGCGCCGGCACGTCGCCATGCTGGAGGCCGGCCAGCGCATCGCCACCACGATGGACCGCGAGAAGCTGGCCGCCGCCACCGCGAGCGCGCTGCAGGGCATGGCCGCCGCCAGCGCGGTGGTGCTGCTGGAGCGCGACGCCTCGGGCCTGCGGCTGCAGGGCTCGCTCGGGTTGCCCTCCGCCGTGGAGACGCCGCTGGTGACCGCGCTCATCTCCCGCCTCGCGGAGGCGCGGGCGCCCCGTGAATTGGAGGGGCTGGCGGTGTCCTTCCCTCGCGCCCTCTCCATCCCCGCGGTGGAGGGGGAGACGGTGCTGGGGCACGCGGTGCTCTTCTTCAGCGGCACGGGCGCGGAGTGGACGGGCGAGACGGCCGGCTACCTCGTGCGCAACTGGGCGCTGGCGCTGCGCAACCTCGGGCGCTTCGCGGCGGTGGAGGACCTGGCGTACGTCGACGACCTCACGCGCCTCTTCAACACGCGCTACCTGCACATGGTGTTGGACCGCGAGGTCCAGGAGTCCGTCCAGACGCAGCGCCCCTTCAGCCTGCTCTTCATGGACCTGGACCACTTCAAGTCCATCAACGACACGCACGGCCACCTCGTGGGCTCCAAGCTGCTGGTGGAGACGGCGCGCGTGGTGAAGGGCTGCGTGAGAGACCCGGACGTGGTGGCCCGCTACGGCGGCGACGAGTACGTCGTCCTGCTGCGGAACACGGACTCGGGCGGCGCGCTGAAAGTCGCTGAGCGCATCCGCCGCACCATGGAGACGCACCGATTCCTCGCGCGCGAGGGGCTGTCGCTGACCGTCACCACCTGCATCGGCGTGGCCAGCTTCCCCGAGCACGCCCGGGACAAGGCCACACTGCTCGACTTGTCCGACCGGGCCATGTACCGGGGCAAGCGAGGCTCCCGGAACGTCGTCTACATGGCGGCCATGGACCTCGAGGCCCCACCGGCGGAGCGCCGGCAGGGCGTCACCGGGACGTAA